The Hyphococcus flavus genome contains a region encoding:
- the addA gene encoding double-strand break repair helicase AddA: MTPFEQTVANQRIAATPSRSSFVMANAGSGKTRVLTNRVARLLLDGVDPEKILCITFTKAAAAEMADRLFSVLGDWALATDAQLMVALEELEGARNERAPDDLAKARRLFARALETPGGLKIQTIHSFCESVLRRFPLEAGAPPGFTVLEDADGFALINAALDRVARDAGDDPVLAAAFSQLSGERNEDQLRGLLIGAAAKGAIFEQASDCETQIAQLAQALKVNPPFDAARVKDQFLSALDVQDLKRAHDGLAAEGKKPQDAAKRLAPYFSTEENSEKWLVLENFLLTSAGTPYKQLATNATDKHDPWVKPYLQDLLTGFDDTVDNLKALKIFQDTAAHWRLTAALREQYNATKSFRAVLDFDDLILRTRALFMRAESAWVMYKLDFGIEHILLDEAQDTSPEQWSVIESLFEEFFSGAGAREVSRSFFAVGDLKQSIYSFQGADVDLFKQKEQELGEKLAQVTDYKSVPLNLSFRTTAPVLSFVDSAFADKQAAEGLGDVVPVHGVKRDGEAGVVELWPLTPYPEKPEVNPWDAPVDAPVSNHPVRVLCDRVASTIKDWIDKSELLESQGRAVRPGDILILVQSRGKLFTEIISRLSALGVPVAGPDRLKLNEDPAVEDLISYARFALCASDDLSLAEVLKSPLYGFDDDTDLFPLAYDREKHETLWKSLRRRANEHLRWRSAVDEISAASAIGKFEGPLAFLNHVIDAGETSGRKRFYQRLGKASSDAVDELLRQALDFENSNPRSLRAFVDWFDRSAADIKREMERENDSVRVMTAHGAKGLEAEIVFLLDAHRDINTRNIGPLISLKDCEGRGLPPEAALLVNSKSDDIDLTERARENLKCKDYEEYRRLFYVAATRAKDRLYICGVESGKKSDPHKKPVNQKTWHALAEDAFGRLVNVSTDSSPFWEEGGGVVRRISCDQSAPVKKEPLLVETPAISTPSWLFQKAGKETLAQRLTPSKLGGEEEIHQYLEEADGSYSPLRGHDKYFRGRVLHRLLELLPEVAEQERLNVADRLLGWLADSVDLGERERWRDEVLKVLHDPSFAKVFAPGSMAEVPIAGTLGAGDTALKISGQIDRLVVSESQVFVVDYKTNRPPPQVAAEIDPSYVAQMAAYRALVQEIYSGHEIICGLLWTYDARLMMVPKEMLDHAAVRAGIAG; encoded by the coding sequence ATGACACCCTTTGAGCAAACAGTCGCTAATCAGCGTATTGCGGCGACTCCATCGCGTTCGTCTTTCGTCATGGCTAACGCCGGATCAGGCAAAACGCGCGTGCTTACAAATCGTGTCGCCAGATTGCTTCTTGATGGCGTCGATCCTGAAAAAATTTTGTGCATTACATTCACCAAAGCGGCCGCGGCCGAGATGGCTGACCGGTTGTTCTCTGTGCTTGGTGATTGGGCTCTTGCCACGGATGCGCAGTTGATGGTTGCTCTGGAAGAGCTTGAGGGCGCCAGGAACGAGCGCGCGCCAGATGATCTCGCCAAGGCGCGCCGGCTTTTTGCACGAGCGCTTGAAACGCCGGGCGGCCTTAAAATTCAGACCATCCATTCGTTTTGCGAAAGCGTGCTGCGACGTTTTCCTTTGGAAGCCGGCGCGCCGCCGGGCTTTACGGTGCTGGAGGATGCTGACGGCTTCGCGCTTATAAATGCAGCGCTGGACCGCGTTGCTCGTGATGCTGGAGATGATCCTGTGCTCGCTGCAGCTTTCAGTCAACTTTCTGGTGAGCGAAATGAAGATCAGCTACGTGGATTGCTCATCGGGGCTGCAGCCAAGGGCGCTATATTCGAGCAAGCCAGTGATTGTGAAACGCAAATCGCGCAATTGGCGCAAGCGTTAAAGGTTAATCCTCCTTTCGACGCCGCCCGAGTAAAGGATCAATTTCTTTCTGCTCTTGATGTTCAAGATTTGAAACGCGCTCATGATGGTCTTGCCGCTGAAGGAAAGAAGCCACAGGACGCCGCAAAAAGATTGGCGCCGTATTTTTCAACCGAGGAGAATTCTGAAAAGTGGCTTGTTCTTGAAAATTTTTTATTGACCAGCGCCGGTACGCCTTACAAGCAACTTGCGACTAATGCGACAGATAAGCATGATCCGTGGGTTAAGCCATACCTGCAAGATTTGCTGACAGGATTTGATGATACTGTTGATAATCTGAAGGCGCTGAAAATCTTTCAGGATACCGCCGCTCATTGGCGGCTGACCGCTGCGCTCCGCGAGCAGTATAATGCTACAAAATCTTTCCGAGCGGTGCTTGATTTTGACGATCTCATCTTGCGCACACGCGCGTTATTCATGCGTGCTGAAAGTGCATGGGTGATGTACAAGCTCGATTTTGGCATCGAGCATATTCTGCTGGACGAAGCGCAGGATACTAGCCCTGAACAATGGTCGGTAATCGAAAGCCTGTTCGAAGAATTTTTTAGCGGTGCTGGCGCCCGCGAGGTTTCGCGAAGCTTTTTCGCCGTTGGCGATCTCAAGCAATCTATTTATTCTTTCCAAGGTGCTGATGTCGACTTGTTCAAGCAAAAGGAACAGGAACTTGGTGAGAAACTGGCGCAGGTTACCGATTATAAAAGCGTGCCGTTAAATCTTTCGTTTCGCACGACTGCGCCGGTTCTTTCCTTTGTTGATTCTGCTTTTGCCGACAAGCAAGCGGCGGAAGGGTTGGGCGATGTTGTTCCGGTTCATGGAGTCAAGCGGGATGGCGAAGCAGGAGTGGTGGAGCTGTGGCCGCTGACGCCGTATCCTGAGAAACCGGAAGTCAATCCATGGGATGCGCCAGTTGACGCCCCGGTCAGTAATCACCCGGTGCGGGTGCTTTGCGATCGTGTCGCCAGCACAATCAAAGACTGGATCGATAAGAGTGAGTTGCTTGAGTCTCAAGGGCGCGCCGTCAGGCCTGGAGACATCCTCATACTTGTTCAGAGCCGCGGAAAGCTGTTCACAGAAATTATTTCACGGCTTTCGGCATTAGGCGTCCCAGTGGCGGGGCCTGATCGGCTGAAGTTGAATGAAGATCCGGCGGTTGAAGACCTGATCTCCTACGCACGCTTTGCATTGTGTGCGTCAGATGACTTATCTCTTGCGGAGGTTCTGAAAAGCCCGCTTTACGGCTTTGACGACGATACTGATCTTTTCCCTCTGGCTTACGATCGCGAAAAGCATGAGACATTGTGGAAATCGTTGCGCCGCCGCGCAAATGAGCACCTTCGATGGCGGTCAGCCGTTGATGAGATAAGCGCCGCTAGCGCCATTGGGAAGTTTGAGGGGCCTTTGGCGTTTCTCAATCACGTCATAGATGCAGGTGAGACATCAGGACGAAAACGTTTCTATCAGCGGCTCGGAAAAGCATCGAGTGATGCAGTAGACGAACTTTTGCGACAGGCGCTGGATTTTGAGAATTCGAATCCACGCAGCTTGCGCGCCTTTGTGGATTGGTTCGACCGTAGCGCTGCGGACATCAAACGCGAGATGGAAAGAGAAAATGATTCCGTGCGTGTCATGACCGCGCATGGGGCGAAAGGCCTTGAAGCGGAGATCGTTTTTCTTCTCGATGCACATCGCGATATAAACACGCGAAATATTGGCCCGTTGATTTCGCTAAAGGATTGCGAAGGACGCGGACTGCCACCTGAGGCGGCGTTATTGGTCAACTCAAAGTCTGATGACATTGATCTTACCGAAAGAGCGCGAGAAAACCTGAAATGCAAAGATTATGAGGAGTATCGACGGCTTTTTTATGTGGCGGCGACGCGCGCTAAAGACCGGCTTTATATTTGCGGTGTCGAGAGCGGTAAAAAAAGCGATCCCCATAAGAAGCCGGTCAATCAAAAAACCTGGCACGCTCTGGCTGAAGATGCATTCGGCCGCCTGGTCAATGTATCAACCGACTCAAGCCCGTTCTGGGAAGAGGGGGGTGGTGTTGTTCGCAGGATAAGCTGCGACCAGTCGGCGCCCGTCAAGAAAGAACCGCTACTAGTAGAGACGCCAGCAATTTCGACGCCGTCATGGTTGTTTCAAAAAGCAGGAAAAGAAACGCTCGCGCAAAGATTGACTCCTTCGAAGCTCGGTGGAGAGGAAGAGATACATCAATATTTGGAGGAGGCTGACGGTTCTTATTCACCTTTGCGCGGACACGACAAGTATTTTCGTGGGAGGGTTTTGCACAGATTGTTAGAGTTGTTGCCAGAGGTAGCCGAGCAGGAACGCTTAAACGTAGCGGATCGGCTGCTTGGCTGGCTTGCAGACTCTGTCGACCTGGGTGAGCGCGAAAGGTGGCGCGATGAAGTTTTAAAGGTGTTGCATGACCCGTCATTCGCGAAGGTTTTTGCGCCGGGGTCCATGGCGGAGGTTCCGATAGCCGGGACGCTCGGTGCTGGCGATACCGCTTTAAAAATCAGTGGACAGATTGATCGTCTCGTCGTTTCTGAATCACAGGTTTTTGTGGTTGATTATAAAACCAACCGGCCTCCTCCGCAGGTGGCCGCTGAGATCGATCCATCCTATGTTGCGCAAATGGCTGCCTATCGCGCGTTGGTTCAGGAAATCTATTCCGGCCATGAGATCATCTGTGGCCTTTTATGGACTTATGATGCCCGGTTGATGATGGTTCCGAAAGAAATGCTTGATCACGCGGCGGTGCGTGCCGGAATAGCGGGTTGA
- the addB gene encoding double-strand break repair protein AddB: MTSSTNPFSGPGPRFFSIPPGRAFLEDLAEGVVDACRKNDFQIPDVTIYLPTRRAMRALGDAFLKASHARAVLPPRIRALGDIDEDELVLFEGAAEDEAALSPAVPPAQRRLMLARLVTERERTYFEGQRRWPGAIAAADELGKLLDSLYTEEIKPTKLHDIVPDGLAHHWKESLEFLSIIVTEWPSILKEQGLMDPAARRIALIGLQAQRWKEHPPRKPVIIAGTTGSTPAVARMMKVVAGLPAGAVVLPGLDLEAPDSVWDAVDEPHPQSGLKALIQSLEIGRRDVRIWPASGTVKHNSRTDLISVALRPAGASDGWRDWAADARAAKTSISEAVEGLSLIEARDEECEASIIALKLRETLEASGRTGMLVTPDRDLSRRVALKMRRWGVTVDDSAGAPFANTLCGGFLRLTAQWLNDASDPVKVMALIDHPIFGGGMAPSVFQKARSFFDRGLRGLRPASTIAGLRRKLENQQVLPEFAAELLESLERAAAMWPGKDSSFSGRVHAHLAVAEQLSSVDDEKGEVRLWRGEDGEAGASALPQLMESLSLIAYDRPEEYADIFTRLIAGVMVRRRSPAHPRITILGPLEARLQTADVVVLGGLNESVWPRDAAIDPFLSRPMRRELGLPSPERRIGLAAHDFMQMTSMGEVMLTRSTRAGGKPTKPSRWIVRLKNILKGADALEKVDDTSRWESLSDLLDQPEKVLQIAAPAPRPPVDARPKRYSVTQIEKLLRDPYAVYARHILRLDPLDPLGEDFSSRYLGNLLHKVLEVYFREAGDNSEVEESVEHLSQIFERHAQDYGLDETHFCFLKRRLEEAFQQIIDWDVKRQRLGCPAVIEGKGVWTFPLNSLEFTLSARADRIDQIRDGGAYIIDYKSGEPPSLDQQKAMFSPQLPLTGLIVEQGGFEEIGAASVSGFEFLRLIGGKKDSEKSSGFTGEDASALIGDTRDGLFSILRHFADPSTSFPSQPRPQYANRFGDFDHLARRRERQAQGGDE, translated from the coding sequence ATGACCTCATCGACTAACCCTTTCAGCGGGCCGGGCCCGAGATTTTTTTCCATTCCACCTGGGCGCGCGTTTTTGGAAGACCTTGCGGAAGGCGTCGTTGATGCTTGTCGCAAGAATGATTTTCAGATTCCCGATGTGACTATTTATTTGCCAACCCGCCGAGCCATGCGCGCGCTTGGCGATGCGTTTTTGAAGGCAAGCCATGCCCGCGCCGTGTTACCGCCGCGAATTCGCGCCCTTGGCGATATCGACGAAGACGAGCTTGTCCTGTTTGAGGGAGCTGCGGAAGATGAAGCTGCCTTGTCTCCAGCCGTTCCGCCTGCGCAACGGCGGCTTATGCTGGCGCGGCTCGTCACTGAGCGTGAGCGGACATATTTCGAGGGGCAAAGGCGCTGGCCAGGTGCAATTGCGGCGGCCGATGAGCTCGGAAAACTCCTCGATTCGCTCTATACGGAAGAAATAAAGCCTACAAAGCTCCACGACATCGTGCCAGATGGTTTGGCCCACCACTGGAAGGAGTCGCTGGAATTCTTGTCAATTATCGTAACTGAATGGCCGTCGATTCTGAAAGAACAGGGCCTGATGGATCCGGCGGCGCGTCGCATCGCACTGATCGGCTTACAGGCGCAAAGGTGGAAAGAGCATCCGCCGAGAAAACCTGTCATTATTGCCGGCACTACAGGCTCAACACCTGCTGTTGCACGGATGATGAAAGTTGTTGCCGGCCTCCCGGCTGGCGCCGTCGTTTTACCGGGCCTCGATCTTGAGGCGCCCGACAGCGTTTGGGATGCCGTGGACGAGCCGCATCCGCAAAGCGGCTTAAAAGCGTTGATACAGTCGCTGGAGATCGGCAGGCGGGATGTGCGTATCTGGCCGGCGTCAGGCACTGTGAAACACAATTCCCGCACTGACTTAATCAGTGTGGCTCTGCGTCCGGCGGGCGCTTCTGACGGTTGGCGTGATTGGGCTGCTGATGCACGCGCCGCAAAGACATCTATATCAGAAGCGGTAGAAGGTTTGTCGCTCATTGAAGCGCGTGACGAGGAGTGTGAGGCAAGCATAATTGCGCTAAAGCTGCGCGAGACGCTTGAGGCGTCCGGCCGAACTGGGATGCTGGTAACGCCTGACCGAGACCTTTCGCGGCGAGTTGCGTTAAAAATGCGCCGCTGGGGCGTCACTGTTGATGACTCTGCTGGGGCGCCGTTCGCCAACACGCTCTGCGGCGGCTTTTTGCGGTTGACGGCGCAATGGCTGAATGATGCATCCGATCCCGTAAAAGTCATGGCACTGATTGATCACCCGATTTTCGGCGGTGGTATGGCGCCTTCAGTCTTTCAGAAGGCGAGAAGTTTCTTCGACCGCGGCTTACGCGGGCTTCGTCCGGCGTCAACTATAGCGGGCCTGAGACGGAAGCTCGAAAACCAGCAAGTGCTTCCCGAGTTCGCGGCTGAGTTATTGGAGTCGCTTGAACGCGCGGCTGCGATGTGGCCGGGAAAAGACTCGTCGTTTTCAGGACGTGTTCATGCGCACCTTGCGGTTGCCGAACAACTATCATCAGTTGACGATGAGAAAGGCGAAGTTCGCTTATGGCGCGGCGAAGATGGTGAGGCTGGCGCCAGCGCGCTGCCGCAACTGATGGAGTCGCTTTCACTGATCGCATACGACCGGCCGGAAGAGTATGCCGACATTTTCACGCGCCTGATCGCCGGCGTTATGGTGCGCCGTCGCTCGCCGGCACATCCACGCATCACAATTCTAGGTCCGCTTGAAGCGCGCCTGCAAACAGCCGACGTCGTCGTCCTTGGTGGGTTGAACGAAAGCGTGTGGCCGCGCGATGCCGCCATCGACCCGTTTCTATCGAGACCAATGCGGCGGGAACTCGGGTTGCCGTCTCCCGAGCGGCGAATTGGACTGGCCGCGCATGACTTCATGCAAATGACTTCCATGGGCGAGGTGATGCTGACACGCTCAACGCGTGCTGGCGGAAAACCGACGAAACCTTCGCGGTGGATTGTTCGGTTGAAAAATATACTCAAAGGGGCTGATGCGCTCGAGAAAGTTGATGACACTTCGCGATGGGAATCTTTATCGGATCTTCTCGATCAGCCCGAAAAAGTGCTGCAAATCGCAGCGCCGGCGCCGCGCCCTCCCGTTGATGCGCGTCCCAAACGCTATTCTGTTACGCAAATAGAAAAGTTGCTGCGCGACCCCTATGCGGTTTACGCGCGGCATATTCTCCGCCTGGATCCGCTCGATCCGCTCGGTGAAGACTTTAGTTCGCGTTATCTTGGCAACCTTTTGCACAAAGTGCTCGAAGTCTATTTTCGCGAAGCTGGCGACAACTCAGAAGTCGAGGAGTCAGTAGAACATCTGAGTCAGATTTTTGAGCGTCATGCACAAGACTATGGACTCGATGAAACGCACTTTTGTTTTTTGAAGCGCAGGCTCGAAGAAGCTTTTCAACAGATAATTGACTGGGATGTAAAACGTCAGCGCCTCGGCTGCCCGGCTGTTATCGAGGGCAAAGGCGTTTGGACTTTTCCGCTCAACAGCCTCGAGTTTACATTAAGTGCGCGCGCTGACCGGATCGACCAAATAAGAGATGGCGGCGCCTATATAATAGATTACAAATCCGGCGAACCGCCAAGTCTCGATCAGCAAAAGGCCATGTTCAGTCCGCAGTTGCCTTTGACTGGCCTGATCGTCGAGCAGGGCGGGTTTGAAGAAATTGGCGCAGCTTCCGTAAGCGGATTTGAATTTTTGCGCCTCATCGGCGGTAAAAAAGACAGCGAGAAATCGTCAGGCTTTACGGGAGAAGATGCAAGTGCGCTGATTGGCGACACACGCGACGGCTTATTTAGCATTTTGCGCCACTTTGCCGATCCGTCGACATCATTTCCATCGCAGCCGCGCCCGCAATATGCAAACCGGTTCGGGGATTTCGATCATCTTGCGCGCCGCCGGGAACGCCAGGCGCAAGGGGGTGACGAATGA
- a CDS encoding nucleotidyltransferase family protein — MTKTPQTAMVLAAGLGTRMRPLTDETPKPLIKVAGKPLIDYALDRFKRAGVGRVIVNVHHLADQVEAHMSNVSGLDVVISDERGALLETGGGLKKARPQFADSPVFCTNTDAIMIDGAGEEACAALANAWDGSRMDALLLLVPIERTSGYEGRGDFERGDDGKIALRSGETAPFVFTGLQIISPRLIDEGPDGAFSTRVLWDKAAANNRLLGVVYDGEWLHVGDPPGLEAAEKRLRDGVVSVSG; from the coding sequence ATGACAAAGACGCCTCAGACCGCCATGGTGCTTGCCGCCGGGCTTGGCACGCGCATGCGCCCGCTTACGGATGAAACGCCAAAGCCGCTGATTAAAGTCGCTGGCAAGCCACTGATTGATTATGCATTGGATCGATTCAAACGAGCCGGCGTGGGGCGTGTTATTGTGAACGTGCACCACCTTGCCGATCAGGTTGAAGCGCACATGTCGAATGTGTCTGGTTTGGATGTTGTCATCTCAGATGAACGCGGCGCCCTTTTAGAAACTGGCGGCGGGTTAAAAAAAGCGCGTCCGCAGTTTGCTGATAGCCCTGTTTTTTGTACGAACACCGACGCCATTATGATCGACGGCGCGGGCGAGGAGGCTTGTGCGGCTCTCGCCAATGCTTGGGATGGCTCACGTATGGATGCGCTTTTGTTGTTGGTCCCGATTGAGCGAACTAGCGGCTATGAAGGTCGCGGCGATTTCGAGCGTGGTGATGATGGTAAAATAGCACTTCGTTCCGGCGAAACGGCCCCATTTGTGTTCACGGGCCTGCAGATCATATCTCCAAGGCTGATCGACGAAGGGCCTGACGGCGCTTTTTCAACACGCGTCCTTTGGGATAAAGCTGCGGCCAACAACAGGCTCTTGGGCGTCGTCTATGACGGCGAATGGCTGCATGTAGGCGATCCACCTGGTCTTGAAGCGGCTGAAAAACGCTTGCGCGATGGTGTAGTCTCTGTTTCAGGATGA
- a CDS encoding aminoglycoside phosphotransferase family protein, producing the protein MMNGDIDHMEVTRQAFLKSAGWGKAQARALAGDASTRRYERLEMAGKHAILMIAPPAAETSGCPINATEDERRALGYNAMARLAGPNLNAFVAVSNLLREAGLSAPEIYAADPDQGYALLEDLGDDLFASAVERVDEQTLYSSAVDALLHLHGARLLAPSCDTYSMLSYDGLALEAEVCLLTEWYWPLKTGAAISDDLCHEYIARWREALKKLSPPHAPALRDFHAENLLWLPSRRGVMRVGVIDFQDALFGHAAYDLVSLLEDARRDVSPELADAMINRYERHTDPDFDKESFRRDYAILAAQRNAKILGIFARLAKRDNKPRYLDLLPRVEAHFRNDLKREPLAPLAAFISKHLPELGV; encoded by the coding sequence ATGATGAATGGTGACATCGACCATATGGAAGTTACGCGCCAAGCATTTCTGAAATCTGCAGGCTGGGGGAAAGCGCAAGCGCGGGCCTTGGCGGGTGATGCGTCAACGCGCCGGTATGAGCGGCTGGAAATGGCCGGTAAGCACGCCATTTTGATGATTGCGCCACCTGCTGCTGAAACGTCTGGCTGTCCAATAAACGCCACGGAGGATGAGCGGCGCGCGCTTGGATACAACGCCATGGCGCGGCTTGCGGGACCCAACCTCAATGCGTTTGTCGCCGTGTCAAACTTGCTGCGGGAAGCAGGGCTTTCGGCGCCTGAGATTTATGCCGCTGACCCTGATCAGGGGTATGCTCTGTTAGAAGACCTTGGTGACGATCTGTTTGCCAGTGCTGTCGAGCGCGTAGATGAGCAAACGCTTTACAGTTCCGCAGTCGATGCGCTTCTACATCTTCATGGCGCTCGGTTGTTAGCACCGTCGTGTGATACCTACAGTATGTTGTCTTATGACGGTTTAGCGCTAGAGGCAGAGGTCTGTTTGCTGACGGAATGGTATTGGCCGTTGAAAACAGGTGCGGCGATCAGTGATGATCTTTGTCATGAGTATATTGCTCGCTGGCGTGAAGCCTTGAAAAAGTTGTCTCCTCCGCATGCGCCTGCATTGCGAGACTTTCATGCGGAAAACCTGTTGTGGCTGCCGTCAAGACGAGGCGTGATGCGGGTGGGCGTGATTGATTTTCAGGACGCCCTGTTTGGCCACGCTGCTTATGATCTCGTTTCGCTCTTGGAGGATGCACGCCGCGATGTGTCGCCCGAACTCGCAGACGCCATGATCAATCGCTATGAACGCCATACAGACCCGGATTTTGATAAGGAGAGTTTCAGGCGCGATTACGCTATTCTCGCGGCTCAACGGAACGCCAAGATTCTTGGTATTTTTGCGCGACTGGCAAAACGCGACAACAAGCCCCGGTATCTTGACCTCTTGCCGCGCGTTGAGGCGCATTTCAGGAACGATTTAAAGCGTGAACCACTGGCGCCATTGGCGGCGTTCATTTCGAAACACCTGCCGGAGCTCGGCGTATGA
- the tsaE gene encoding tRNA (adenosine(37)-N6)-threonylcarbamoyltransferase complex ATPase subunit type 1 TsaE, whose translation MTGILFHLASETETSALGVRLAPLLRAGDVVRLEGDLGAGKSTLARALIQELTGVVEAPSPTFTFVETYDAPDFTLWHFDFYRLEKSEDVWELGLEEALEDGAVLVEWPERAEGYLPEEALAIRLEIVVNGRQANIKVNRAWMARLAAAGIKSN comes from the coding sequence ATGACCGGAATTTTATTTCATTTGGCGAGTGAAACTGAGACATCGGCGCTTGGCGTAAGGCTTGCGCCGCTGCTGCGCGCAGGCGATGTGGTTCGGCTGGAAGGCGACCTTGGCGCCGGGAAGTCGACGCTTGCGCGTGCGCTCATCCAAGAGCTGACGGGTGTTGTCGAGGCGCCGAGCCCGACATTTACGTTCGTGGAAACCTATGACGCGCCTGATTTCACGCTTTGGCATTTTGATTTTTACCGGCTGGAAAAGTCTGAAGACGTCTGGGAGCTTGGGCTGGAAGAAGCGCTGGAAGATGGCGCCGTCCTGGTTGAGTGGCCTGAACGTGCGGAAGGTTATCTGCCAGAGGAGGCTCTGGCCATTCGATTGGAAATTGTGGTGAACGGCCGTCAGGCAAATATTAAAGTGAATAGAGCATGGATGGCGCGTCTTGCGGCGGCGGGAATCAAGTCAAATTAA
- a CDS encoding 2Fe-2S iron-sulfur cluster-binding protein, with amino-acid sequence MPKITYIEYNGTEHTIDAEEGVSVMEAAVKNMVPGIDADCGGACACATCHVYVDETWREKTGKPESMEESMLDFAAEPKENSRLSCQIKVTSTLDGLIVRLPEFQG; translated from the coding sequence ATGCCGAAAATTACCTATATCGAATACAACGGAACCGAACACACGATAGACGCCGAAGAAGGCGTCTCGGTGATGGAAGCAGCCGTCAAGAATATGGTCCCGGGTATTGATGCGGACTGCGGCGGCGCCTGCGCATGCGCCACATGCCATGTTTACGTTGACGAGACCTGGCGCGAGAAAACCGGCAAGCCGGAATCCATGGAAGAGTCTATGCTCGATTTCGCCGCCGAACCTAAAGAAAACTCTCGCCTTTCCTGTCAAATCAAGGTGACGAGCACTCTCGACGGCCTCATCGTGCGCCTGCCGGAATTTCAGGGCTGA
- a CDS encoding MmcB family DNA repair protein produces the protein MQNNQLASDIARPDRTVALTRGVTRLFIDLGFSPLCEFRLANGRRADVAALDRKGRLTIAEVKSCRADFDVDEKWPEYLEYCDQFYFAVDPAFPQDILPETEGLIIADEYGAAISRNAAERPLVAARRKAVTLRFARQAAQRALLAPCEA, from the coding sequence ATGCAGAACAATCAGCTCGCTTCAGACATAGCTCGTCCGGATCGGACAGTCGCGCTAACACGCGGCGTCACGCGTCTTTTTATCGATCTGGGCTTCAGTCCGCTTTGCGAATTTCGCCTCGCCAATGGCCGAAGGGCTGATGTGGCGGCGCTGGATCGGAAAGGGCGCCTAACCATCGCAGAGGTGAAATCCTGCCGCGCCGATTTCGATGTTGATGAAAAGTGGCCGGAATATCTTGAGTACTGCGATCAGTTTTATTTCGCCGTGGACCCGGCTTTTCCGCAGGACATCCTTCCAGAAACGGAAGGATTAATCATCGCAGATGAATATGGCGCCGCCATTTCACGCAACGCGGCCGAACGCCCGCTTGTGGCCGCGCGGCGCAAGGCCGTAACACTGCGCTTTGCCCGGCAGGCGGCGCAGCGCGCGCTACTAGCGCCTTGTGAAGCTTAG
- a CDS encoding PQQ-dependent sugar dehydrogenase has translation MVDAGRKFLCACCVAALMSCSAGDGVASSSQAKGGGDAELQETLASPAPEGELALSVETLADGLVNPWSIAFLPDGSMLVSEREGRLRIIRDGELVDAPVAGVPEVLSYNQGGLHDVLPHPNFEENGLLYLAYAHGTEGSNATRVARARFDGQSLNDVEVLYDAKPLKDTGHHFGGRMVWGGDGKLYVSVGEGSRYKEKAQDMSSSFGAVLRLNEDGSIPADNPDFGEGALPELYSKGHRNPQGLAYDAERDILWEHEHGPRGGDEINIVEPGANYGWPLASYGIDYNGAKITPFTEYEGTRQPFKYWTPSIAPSGLAVYRGELFSDWNGDLLVGAMSSSSGEALHRVILDGNEEVGEERYLIGERIREVRVGPDGAIYVTTEERRGAPEGKVLRVTPQ, from the coding sequence ATGGTTGATGCAGGCCGAAAATTTCTTTGTGCGTGTTGCGTTGCGGCATTGATGTCCTGTTCTGCAGGAGATGGCGTCGCTTCATCCTCGCAGGCGAAGGGCGGAGGCGATGCCGAGCTTCAAGAAACGCTTGCTTCCCCGGCGCCGGAAGGCGAGCTTGCATTGAGCGTTGAAACGCTCGCGGACGGCCTCGTCAATCCCTGGTCCATCGCGTTTCTGCCGGACGGCTCCATGCTTGTGAGCGAGCGTGAGGGACGTCTTCGCATCATACGTGATGGTGAGCTTGTTGATGCGCCCGTCGCCGGCGTCCCCGAGGTGCTATCGTATAATCAGGGCGGGCTACATGATGTTCTGCCGCATCCAAACTTTGAAGAGAACGGGCTTTTGTATCTTGCTTATGCTCACGGTACGGAAGGGTCTAATGCTACACGGGTTGCTCGCGCCAGGTTCGATGGGCAATCATTGAATGATGTTGAAGTGCTCTATGATGCGAAGCCGCTAAAGGATACCGGTCACCATTTTGGCGGCCGCATGGTCTGGGGCGGCGATGGCAAGCTTTATGTCTCTGTCGGCGAGGGCTCGCGCTACAAAGAGAAAGCTCAGGACATGTCGAGCAGTTTTGGCGCCGTCCTGCGTCTCAATGAGGATGGCTCTATTCCGGCTGATAATCCGGACTTTGGTGAAGGTGCGTTGCCGGAGCTTTATTCAAAAGGTCACCGTAATCCGCAAGGGCTCGCCTATGACGCTGAGCGCGATATTCTCTGGGAGCATGAACACGGTCCCCGTGGCGGCGATGAAATCAATATTGTAGAGCCGGGCGCCAACTACGGCTGGCCCCTTGCAAGTTATGGCATTGACTATAATGGCGCGAAAATTACGCCGTTTACTGAGTATGAAGGGACAAGACAGCCCTTTAAATACTGGACGCCGTCCATAGCACCGTCAGGTCTGGCGGTTTACCGGGGCGAGCTTTTTTCTGATTGGAATGGCGATTTGCTAGTGGGCGCGATGTCATCGTCTTCCGGGGAAGCGCTTCACCGCGTGATTTTGGACGGCAATGAAGAAGTTGGTGAAGAACGCTACCTCATTGGTGAACGAATTCGCGAAGTCAGAGTTGGTCCTGACGGCGCCATCTATGTCACGACGGAAGAACGCCGTGGTGCGCCGGAGGGAAAAGTCCTGCGCGTAACGCCGCAATAA